Proteins encoded together in one Triticum dicoccoides isolate Atlit2015 ecotype Zavitan chromosome 7B, WEW_v2.0, whole genome shotgun sequence window:
- the LOC119341297 gene encoding nudix hydrolase 21, chloroplastic-like produces MAAMMVARQGRELQRYSASTGGRIVVGCIPYRVRDDNGEVEVLVICSRKKGASAGVLFPKGGWELDESMDEAARREALEEAGVRGETGPSLGRWCYQSRSYEATYEGYMFPLRVTDELERWPEMSGRGRTWVTVQDAMDRCPHLWMREALQRFADRVADAAL; encoded by the coding sequence ATGGCGGCGATGATGGTGGCGAGGCAGGGGCGCGAGCTGCAGCGGTACAGCGCCAGCACGGGCGGCCGCATCGTCGTCGGCTGCATCCCCTACCGGGTGCGCGACGACAACGGCGAGGTGGAGGTGCTGGTCATATGCTCGCGGAAGAAGGGCGCCAGCGCGGGCGTGCTCTTCCCCAAGGGCGGGTGGGAGCTGGACGAGTCCATGGACGAGGCGGCGCGGCGCGAGGCCCTGGAGGAGGCCGGCGTGCGCGGCGAGACGGGGCCCTCGCTGGGCCGCTGGTGCTACCAGAGCCGCAGCTACGAGGCCACCTACGAGGGGTACATGTTCCCGCTGCGCGTCACGGACGAGCTGGAGCGCTGGCCCGAGATGTCCGGCCGCGGCAGGACCTGGGTCACCGTGCAGGACGCCATGGACCGCTGCCCGCACCTCTGGATGCGCGAGGCGCTCCAGCGGTTCGCCGACCGCGTCGCCGACGCCGCCTTGTAG